In Streptomyces rapamycinicus NRRL 5491, the genomic stretch CCTGCCCAGCCCGGGTCTGGGCAACCAGGCGCCGGCGCACGCCTATCTGGACGCGCTCGCCCAGGAGTGCCGGGCGCGGGGCGTTCCGGCGACCTCGGTGTGCTGGGGTTCGGTCGACGACCCCGACACGGCCGTCGGCGCCGCCAAGCAACTGCGCGCCAACGGGCTGCCCGCGCTGCCCCAGCGCTCGGCCGCCGCCCTGCTGCGGCAGGCGGTCATGGCGGACGCGGCGTCCGTGGTCATCGCGGACATCGACTGGGCCTGGATGCGCGCACACGCCTCCGAGCTGGGAACACATCGGCTCTTCGATGACGTCTCCGGCCCTTCGAGCACGCCGCATACGCACCGCGGTCGGTGACCGACGCCGACCGGTCCAACCAGGCGGGAGTACCCATGAACGCACACACCAAAGTCAACAACCACACCCCCGGCGACGCCACCGAAGCTCAAGGAGACGGATCCGCGATGCAGACGGAGAAGAGTGAGACCGCACTCGACGGGGCGGCGCTGCACCAGGCGCTCGCCATCGCCACGGCCGAGGAGCGCGAGGACATCATGCGGGAGACCGTACGGACGCAGCTGGCCGGCATCCTGGCACCCACCGTGGTGGACGACGAGAGCAACTTCCTGGAGAACGGGCTCACTTCGCTGACCGCGCTCGAACTCACCCGCAATCTGATGACGCTCACCGACGTGGAGATCCCCCTCGTCGCCATCCTGGAGTACCCCACCCCCGTCCAGCTCGGCCACTACCTGGCCGAGGCGTACGCCGCGGTGAACTCCGGTGACGGCGCCACGGCCTAGTCCGGCCCGCGGCGCACAACGCCGCGCGGGAGGGGATCAGCCCCTCCCGCGCGGCGTTTTCGGTGCTGCGGGGCGAGTGCGTCAGAAGGCGCACTCCACATGCTTGATGGCCTCGACGAAGCTGGCCACCAGCCGCCGGGGCCTCCCCACCGTGCGGATCTCCGGCAGCCGGCTGAACAGCTCGCGGAAGAGCACCGTGACCTCCATCCGGGCGAGATGGGCACCCAGGCAGAAGTGTGGTCCGACCGACCCGAAGGTCATATGCGGATTGGGGTCCCGG encodes the following:
- a CDS encoding acyl carrier protein, with amino-acid sequence MNAHTKVNNHTPGDATEAQGDGSAMQTEKSETALDGAALHQALAIATAEEREDIMRETVRTQLAGILAPTVVDDESNFLENGLTSLTALELTRNLMTLTDVEIPLVAILEYPTPVQLGHYLAEAYAAVNSGDGATA